A DNA window from Bradyrhizobium barranii subsp. barranii contains the following coding sequences:
- a CDS encoding GNAT family N-acetyltransferase: MEIRRDDPTAPYVADLLAHHLEELRSLMAERAFALDATGLSAATVTFWTAWQDDVLLGFGALKELDHTHGEVKSMRAAPAARGTGVGRALLGHIIAEARRRGYVHLSLETGTAALHAPAISLYRSAGFVSCAPFADYEASPHNQFMRLDLTD, from the coding sequence GTGGAGATCAGACGAGACGATCCGACGGCGCCCTATGTCGCCGACTTGTTGGCACATCATCTCGAGGAGCTGCGCAGCCTCATGGCCGAGCGCGCCTTCGCTCTCGATGCCACCGGCCTTTCGGCTGCCACCGTGACCTTCTGGACGGCTTGGCAGGACGATGTCCTGCTCGGGTTCGGTGCGCTGAAGGAGCTGGATCATACGCATGGCGAGGTGAAGTCGATGCGTGCCGCGCCGGCTGCACGGGGCACCGGGGTAGGGCGCGCACTGCTGGGCCATATCATCGCTGAAGCCCGCAGGCGGGGTTACGTGCACCTCAGCCTGGAGACCGGCACGGCAGCCCTGCACGCGCCCGCCATCTCGCTCTACCGCAGCGCCGGTTTTGTCTCCTGCGCGCCGTTCGCTGACTATGAGGCAAGCCCGCACAACCAGTTCATGCGGCTCGACCTGACGGATTGA
- a CDS encoding ribonucleotide-diphosphate reductase subunit beta translates to MLDWSDTETTAAAPAVSSLATALRPQTQLKLEPTDPTGLGAIDRAGGRVSVDEKRMINCRADVNQLLPLKYKWAWEKYLSGCNNHWMPTEVSMQADIALWKSRDGLTEDERRAIKRNLGFFAASESLVANNIVLAIYRHLTNPECRQYLLRQAFEEAVHTHTFQYIVESLGLDEGELFNMYREVPSITDKAAWALKHTQHLDDPSFQTGTPDSDRAFLRDLVAFYVVFEGMWFYTGFAQILSLGRRNKMVGIAEQYQYILRDESIHLNFGIDVINQIKIENPHLWTAAFQDEIRGMIRDAAELEAAYGRDTMPRGFLGLNAALCEQYMHFIANRRCAQIGLAPVFAEVENPFPWMSEAMDLKKEKNFFETRVIEYQNGGALTWE, encoded by the coding sequence ATGCTCGACTGGTCCGATACCGAAACCACAGCAGCCGCTCCTGCCGTCTCAAGTCTCGCCACCGCACTGCGTCCGCAGACCCAACTCAAGCTCGAGCCGACCGACCCGACCGGCTTAGGTGCGATCGATCGCGCCGGCGGCCGCGTCTCGGTCGACGAGAAGCGGATGATCAACTGCCGCGCCGACGTCAACCAGCTGCTTCCGCTGAAGTATAAATGGGCCTGGGAGAAGTATCTCTCAGGCTGCAACAATCACTGGATGCCGACCGAAGTCTCGATGCAGGCCGACATCGCGCTATGGAAGTCGCGGGACGGGCTGACGGAGGACGAGCGGCGCGCGATCAAGCGCAATCTCGGCTTCTTCGCAGCCTCTGAATCGCTCGTCGCCAACAACATCGTGCTGGCGATCTACCGACACCTCACCAATCCGGAGTGCCGGCAGTACCTCCTTCGGCAGGCCTTCGAGGAGGCGGTGCACACCCACACCTTCCAGTATATCGTCGAAAGCCTCGGCCTCGACGAGGGCGAGCTGTTCAACATGTACCGCGAGGTGCCGTCGATCACGGACAAGGCGGCCTGGGCGCTCAAGCACACGCAGCACCTGGACGATCCGTCGTTCCAGACGGGGACGCCGGATAGCGACCGCGCCTTCCTGCGCGATCTCGTCGCCTTCTACGTCGTGTTCGAGGGCATGTGGTTCTACACCGGCTTCGCGCAGATCCTATCGCTCGGCCGCCGCAACAAGATGGTCGGCATCGCCGAGCAGTATCAATACATCCTGCGCGACGAGAGCATCCATCTCAACTTCGGCATCGACGTGATCAACCAGATCAAGATCGAGAACCCACATCTGTGGACGGCAGCGTTCCAGGACGAGATCCGCGGCATGATCCGGGATGCCGCCGAGCTCGAAGCCGCCTACGGACGCGATACGATGCCGCGCGGCTTTCTTGGGCTCAACGCGGCGCTGTGCGAGCAGTACATGCACTTCATCGCCAACCGGCGCTGTGCGCAGATCGGGCTGGCTCCGGTGTTCGCCGAGGTCGAGAACCCGTTCCCGTGGATGTCCGAGGCAATGGATCTGAAGAAGGAGAAGAACTTCTTCGAGACCCGCGTCATCGAATACCAGAATGGTGGTGCGCTGACTTGGGAATAG
- the ilvD gene encoding dihydroxy-acid dehydratase: MDAKTDIKQRLPSRHVTEGPTRAPHRSYFYAMGLTTEQIHQPFVGVASCWNEAAPCNISLMRQAQAVKKGVASAGGTPREFCTITVTDGIAMGHDGMRSSLPSRECIADSVELTVRGHAYDALVGLAGCDKSLPGMMMAMVRLNVPSIFIYGGSILPGNFRGQQVTVQDMFEAVGKHSVGAMSDEDLDEIERVACPSAGACGAQFTANTMATVSEAIGLALPYSAGAPAPYEIRDAFCMTAGEKVMDLIASNLRPRDIVTRKALENAAAVVAASGGSTNAALHLPAIAHECGIKFDLFDVAEIFKKTPYVADLKPGGRYVAKDMFEVGGIPLLMKTLLDNGFLHGDCITVTGRTIAENLKSVKWNPHQDVVHPADKPITVTGGVVGLKGNLAPEGAIVKVAGMSNLRFTGPARCFDREEDAFEAVQNRTYREGEVIVIRYEGPKGGPGMREMLQTTAALTGQGMGGKIALITDGRFSGATRGFCIGHVGPEAAIGGPIGLLEDGDIIEIDAVAGTLNVKLSDQELAQRKTKWSARATNHTSGALWKYAQQVGPAVGGAVTHPGGAHEKQCYADI; the protein is encoded by the coding sequence ATGGACGCAAAGACCGACATCAAGCAGAGGCTGCCGAGCCGTCACGTGACGGAAGGCCCGACGCGCGCGCCGCACCGGTCCTATTTCTACGCCATGGGTCTGACCACCGAGCAGATCCACCAGCCCTTCGTCGGCGTCGCCTCCTGCTGGAACGAGGCCGCCCCCTGCAACATCTCCCTGATGCGCCAGGCGCAGGCGGTGAAGAAGGGCGTCGCGTCGGCCGGCGGCACCCCCCGTGAATTCTGCACCATCACCGTCACCGACGGCATCGCCATGGGCCATGACGGCATGCGCTCGTCGCTGCCGTCGCGCGAGTGCATCGCCGATTCCGTCGAGCTGACCGTGCGCGGCCACGCCTATGATGCGCTCGTGGGCCTTGCCGGTTGCGACAAGTCGCTGCCGGGCATGATGATGGCGATGGTCCGTCTCAACGTGCCCTCGATCTTCATCTACGGTGGCTCGATCCTGCCCGGCAATTTCCGCGGACAGCAGGTCACCGTGCAGGACATGTTCGAGGCTGTCGGCAAGCACTCGGTCGGCGCCATGTCGGACGAGGACCTCGACGAGATCGAGCGCGTGGCCTGCCCCTCGGCGGGCGCCTGCGGTGCGCAGTTCACCGCCAACACTATGGCGACCGTCTCCGAGGCGATCGGCCTGGCGCTGCCGTACTCGGCCGGCGCCCCGGCGCCGTATGAAATCCGCGACGCTTTCTGCATGACCGCGGGCGAGAAGGTCATGGACCTGATTGCCTCCAACCTCCGGCCGCGCGACATCGTGACACGGAAGGCGCTGGAGAACGCCGCCGCCGTGGTCGCGGCGTCCGGCGGCTCGACTAATGCTGCACTGCACCTGCCGGCAATCGCGCATGAGTGCGGCATTAAGTTCGACCTGTTCGACGTCGCCGAAATCTTCAAAAAGACACCATATGTCGCGGATTTGAAGCCGGGTGGCCGTTATGTCGCCAAAGACATGTTTGAAGTAGGTGGCATACCGCTTCTGATGAAGACGCTGCTCGACAACGGATTTCTCCACGGCGACTGCATTACGGTCACCGGTCGAACGATCGCCGAAAACCTCAAAAGCGTTAAATGGAATCCGCACCAGGATGTGGTGCACCCGGCAGACAAGCCGATCACCGTCACTGGTGGTGTGGTTGGTCTGAAGGGCAATCTGGCGCCAGAAGGTGCGATCGTGAAAGTCGCGGGAATGTCTAACCTGAGGTTCACCGGTCCGGCGCGATGCTTCGACCGGGAGGAGGACGCCTTCGAGGCCGTCCAGAACCGCACCTACAGGGAAGGCGAAGTCATCGTGATCCGCTACGAGGGCCCCAAGGGCGGTCCCGGCATGCGGGAAATGCTCCAGACCACCGCGGCGCTGACCGGCCAGGGCATGGGCGGCAAGATCGCGCTCATCACCGACGGCCGCTTCTCCGGCGCCACCCGCGGCTTCTGCATCGGTCATGTTGGGCCGGAAGCCGCCATCGGCGGCCCGATCGGGCTGCTCGAGGATGGCGACATCATCGAGATCGACGCGGTCGCAGGTACCCTTAACGTAAAATTGAGCGACCAAGAGCTCGCCCAGCGCAAGACCAAATGGAGCGCTCGCGCGACTAACCACACGTCGGGTGCGCTCTGGAAGTATGCTCAGCAGGTTGGACCAGCGGTCGGTGGGGCAGTGACCCATCCGGGCGGCGCGCACGAGAAACAGTGCTATGCGGACATCTAG